The proteins below come from a single Triticum aestivum cultivar Chinese Spring chromosome 5D, IWGSC CS RefSeq v2.1, whole genome shotgun sequence genomic window:
- the LOC123124106 gene encoding alpha-galactosidase-like, with amino-acid sequence MARASSLSLLLVLLVAAVAGARVPMDAAANTTLGELRVRHTLLGRKPQMGWNSWNHFYCGISEEVIRETADALINTGLAKLGYKYVNIDDCWAELNRDYQGNLVPNKRTFPSGIKALADYVHAKGLKLGIYSDAGTQTCSKQMPGSLDHEEQDVRTFASWGVDYLKYDNCNDAGRSVRERYTRISNAMKKYGKNIFFSICEWGIENPATWARGMGGNSWRTTADIADNWDSMTSRADQNDRWASYAGPGGWNDPDMLEVGNGGMSEAEYRSHFSIWALAKAPLLIGCDVRSMSPQTKIIISNWEVIAVNQDRLGVQGKKVQSDAGLEVWAGPLSGNRKAVVLWNRQGYQATITAHWSNVGLPASVSVTARDLWAHSSFSAQGQLSASVAPHDCKMYVLTPK; translated from the exons ATGGCGCGTGCCTCGAGCCTGTCGCTGCTGCTTGTGCTGCTGGTTGCAGCAGTGGCAGGAGCCAGGGTGCCCATGGATGCGGCCGCGAACACAACGTTGGGTGAGCTCCGCGTACGGCACACGCTCCTCGGCAGGAAGCCACAGATGGG GTGGAACAGCTGGAACCACTTCTACTGCGGGATCAGCGAGGAAGTCATCAGGGAGACAG CTGATGCATTGATCAACACTGGCCTCGCGAAATTGGGCTACAAATATGTTAATATCG ATGATTGCTGGGCAGAATTGAACAGGGATTACCAG GGTAACCTGGTTCCAAATAAAAGAACATTCCCCTCTGGCATCAAGGCGCTTGCAGATTATGTGCACGCCAAAGGATTGAAGCTCGGAATCTACAGTGATGCTGG GACACAAACATGCAGTAAACAAATGCCAGGATCGCTCGATCACGAAGAGCAAGATGTGAGGACGTTCGCGTCTTGG GGAGTTGATTATCTGAAGTACGACAACTGCAACGATGCTGGCAGGAGCGTCAGGGAAAG ATACACTAGGATAAGCAACGCCATGAAGAAATATGGGAAGAACATCTTCTTCTCAATCTGTGAGTG GGGAATCGAAAACCCTGCTACATGGGCACGTGGCATGGGTGGTAATAGCTGGAGGACAACCGCGGACATTGCTGACAACTGGGACAG CATGACATCACGCGCGGACCAGAATGACAGATGGGCCTCCTATGCCGGACCTGGCGGATGGAATG ATCCTGATATGCTTGAAGTTGGAAATGGTGGGATGTCCGAAGCTGAGTACCGCTCGCACTTCAGCATCTGGGCACTTGCCAAG GCTCCTCTTCTGATCGGGTGCGACGTGCGCTCGATGAGCCCGCAGACAAAGATCATAATCAGCAATTGGGAGGTCATCGCTGTCAACCAAG ATAGACTAGGCGTGCAGGGAAAgaaagtgcaatccgatgctggtTTGGAG GTTTGGGCCGGACCGCTCAGTGGCAACAGAAAGGCGGTGGTTCTATGGAATAGGCAGGGGTACCAAGCAACCATCACCGCACACTGGTCAAACGTCGGGCTTCCAGCATCTGTGTCCGTCACCGCTCGCGATCTATGGGCA CACTCATCATTCTCTGCTCAGGGGCAGCTATCTGCATCAGTGGCGCCTCATGACTGCAAGATGTACGTCCTAACACCCAAGTAA